CGCGACTTTTCAAGCCCGCGCGGCAGGCGCAGGCCAGCCGCACCCTAGAACCAGTCGTGCCAGATAGGGGTCACGTTGGCGGGCAGCGGCGGCAGCATGGCAAAATCCACGCGCGACTCGCCTGGCGCATGGAAATCCGTGCCGCGCGAGGCGAGGAAGCCGTAGGCGTTGGCCAGCTGCGCGTATTCGGGATACTGGTCCGGACTGTGGCTGCCCGTGACGACTTCGATGGCCACGCCGCCGAGCTGCTTGAACTCATCGAACAGCACGCCTTGCGCCATCTCGCTGAAGCGGTAGCGGCCCGGATGGGCGATGACGGCCACGCCGCCCGCGCCACGTATCCAGCCCACGGCCTCGGCCAGGGTGGCCCAGCGGTGCTCGACATAGCCCGGCTTGCCTTCCGACAGGTATTTCTTGAACACGTCGGGGATGTTCGCGCATTTCCCCATTTCCACGATGTAGCGGGCAAAGTGCGTGCGCGACATCAGGTCCGGGTTGCCGACGAATTTCAAAGCCCCTTCATAAGCGTCGGGGATGCCGGCCAGGTCGAGCTGGCGGGCGATTTCGCGGCCGCGCGCATCGCGCCCCGAACGCGTCTGGTGCAAGCCCTGTACCAGACCCGGATTGTTTTCATCGACTTGCAAGCCCACGATGTGCACGGTCTGGCCGGCCCAGGTGATGGAAATTTCCACACCGGCCACGAAACGCATGCCCAGGTCCAGCGCGGCCGTGCGCGCGGCGGCCACGCCCGATACTTCATCGTGGTCCGTCAGCGCCCACACATCGACGCCGGCCTTGCGTGCGTGCGCAGCCACGGCGGCGGGAGACAGCACGCCGTCGGAGATATTCGAATGACAATGCAGGTCGACTTTAAGCATGTGAAAACAATACCCTGCACGGGCTCAGCATGGAAGAAGTTTTCATTGTACGCTGCTTGTCCAATCGCGCTGCGGCGTTCCCGACACACATCAGGCCAAAAAGGCTTCCACGAGACGCGCCAATGCCGCCGGCTGGTCATGGTGCAGCATGTGGCCCGCGTCCGCCATCATCTCGCAGCGCACCTCCTTGATGCAGGCCAAACGACGGTCGATTTCAATGCGCGCCTCTTCCTTTGGCCCCATCCATTGCCACATATTCGTATCATCGGCTTCCACCCACAGTACGGGCGCCGTGATGCGGCGCCAGCACGCCATCACTTCTTCCACCTGATACAGGATGGGATTGACCCGCTTGTGCTGCGGGTCGCCCATGATGTCCCACTCGCCCGCCTCGTTCTGCGCCGACCAGTGCTCGGCCAGGAACGCTGCGCGCGCGTCCGGCAGGCGCGGGTTGGTCTTTTGCAGGCGCTCGGCCACGGCCTTTTGCGTGGGATAGCTGCGCATCGCGGGCGGCTCGCGCAATTCATCGAGCCACTTGGCGTAGCGGCCCGGCGCCTGCTCCGGTTTTGTTGCCATCATGCCGAAGCCTTCCAGGTTGATGAAACGGCTGATGCGCTCGGGCCGCACGCCCGCGTACAGGCCGGCCACGTTGGCGCCCATGCTGTGACCGAGCAGGTTGACGGGCGCGTCCGGCGAATAGTGCAGCAGCATGGCGTCGAGGTCGGCCAGGTAGTCGGGGAACCAGTAGGTGTCCGATTGCGTGTAGTCGCTCAGGCCAAAGCCGCGCCAGTCGGGCGCGATCACATGCCAGTCGCCAGCCAGCTCGTCGACGACGAACTGGAACGAGGCGGCCACGTCCATCCAGCCGTGCACCATGAACAGGATGGGCGCCCCTTCGCGGCCCCAGTGGCGCACATGCGTGCGGGCGCCGCGAATGTTGATGAATTCGGAACGGGAAAGTTTCATGGGTTTCATCTGATTGCCTGCCTTGAAAGTGGCGCGGATGGCGCCACATGCTGTGTCTGTAGATAGTGGGGGCATAAAAGTACGACCGTTCGATAATTATACCGGATTGACGCCCGACGCTCGGACTTGCCCTACAACAGCGTAAAATAGCGCAAAACTCCCGCGTCCGGCCGTGCCTGGCGCTTCCACCACCGCCACAGGCTAACGATGACACTCTACCAATTGGGCGCCGATGCGCCACAGATTGACGCTTCCGCTTTTGTTGCCGACACGGCCAACGTGATCGGCAAGGTGACCCTGGAAGCGAACACGTCCGTATGGTTCGGCGCCACGCTTCGAGGCGACAATGAACGCATCACCGTGGGCGCCAACAGCAATGTGCAGGAAGGCGCCGTACTGCACACGGACCCAGGCTACCCGCTGGACATCGGATCGAACGTGACCATTGGCCACCAGGCCATGTTGCACGGCTGCACCATCGGCGATGGCGCCCTGATCGGCATCCAGGCCGTGATCCTGAACGGCGCGAAGATCGGCAAAGGGTGCCTGGTCGGCGCGGGCGCCCTGGTCACGGAAGGCAAGGAATTTCCCGACAATATGCTGATCATCGGCTCGCCGGCAAAAGCCGTGCGGCCCCTGACGGCAGACGATATCACCAGGCTACAAGGCAACGCCGTGAACTATGTGCAGCGCGGCCTGCTATTTAATACGCAACTCAAGAAGATTGGATAAGAGAATGACGACTGAAACCACAGGCGCGGTCAGCGCAACCGTTAGCGGCCAAGATACCCTGCAAAAATTTATTTTCGACAACGCCGCCGTGCGCGGCCAGTTCATCGACGTGTCCCACACCTGGCAGGAAGTGGTGTCGCGCCACGCCTACCCGACGGCCGTGAAAAAAGTGCTGGGCGAAATGGTGGCCGCCGCCGCCTTGCTGTCGGCCAACCTGAAATTCAACGGCTCCATCATCATGCAAATCCACGGTGACGGCCCCGTGCGCCTGATGGTGGTCGAGTGCGACTCCGACCTGCGCCTGCGCGCCACGGCCAAGCTGGACCCGGACGCCGCCATCCCCGACGTGGCCACCGTGCCGCAATTGCTCAACGCCACGGGCAAGGGCCGCTTCATCATCACCCTGGACCCGGCCGACAAGGTGCCAGGCCAGCAGCCGTACCAGGGCATCGTGCCGCTGGACGGCGACGACATGGCAACCGTGATCGAAAACTACATGTTGCGTTCGGAACAGCTCGACACGCGCCTGTGGCTGGCCACGGACGACAGCGTCTCGCGCGGCCTGCTGCTGCAAAAGCTGCCCCACCATGGCGGCAAGGCCGAAGCGACACCTGTCTCGGAAGAAGCGGCACTGGACACGTGGAACCGCGCCGTGATGCTGGCGTCGACCCTGAAAGAGGCGGAAATCCTGTCGACCGACATCGAGACCCTGATGCAGCGCTTG
Above is a genomic segment from Janthinobacterium sp. 64 containing:
- a CDS encoding 3',5'-nucleoside bisphosphate phosphatase, encoding MLKVDLHCHSNISDGVLSPAAVAAHARKAGVDVWALTDHDEVSGVAAARTAALDLGMRFVAGVEISITWAGQTVHIVGLQVDENNPGLVQGLHQTRSGRDARGREIARQLDLAGIPDAYEGALKFVGNPDLMSRTHFARYIVEMGKCANIPDVFKKYLSEGKPGYVEHRWATLAEAVGWIRGAGGVAVIAHPGRYRFSEMAQGVLFDEFKQLGGVAIEVVTGSHSPDQYPEYAQLANAYGFLASRGTDFHAPGESRVDFAMLPPLPANVTPIWHDWF
- a CDS encoding alpha/beta fold hydrolase — protein: MKLSRSEFINIRGARTHVRHWGREGAPILFMVHGWMDVAASFQFVVDELAGDWHVIAPDWRGFGLSDYTQSDTYWFPDYLADLDAMLLHYSPDAPVNLLGHSMGANVAGLYAGVRPERISRFINLEGFGMMATKPEQAPGRYAKWLDELREPPAMRSYPTQKAVAERLQKTNPRLPDARAAFLAEHWSAQNEAGEWDIMGDPQHKRVNPILYQVEEVMACWRRITAPVLWVEADDTNMWQWMGPKEEARIEIDRRLACIKEVRCEMMADAGHMLHHDQPAALARLVEAFLA
- a CDS encoding gamma carbonic anhydrase family protein produces the protein MTLYQLGADAPQIDASAFVADTANVIGKVTLEANTSVWFGATLRGDNERITVGANSNVQEGAVLHTDPGYPLDIGSNVTIGHQAMLHGCTIGDGALIGIQAVILNGAKIGKGCLVGAGALVTEGKEFPDNMLIIGSPAKAVRPLTADDITRLQGNAVNYVQRGLLFNTQLKKIG
- the hslO gene encoding Hsp33 family molecular chaperone HslO, with the translated sequence MTTETTGAVSATVSGQDTLQKFIFDNAAVRGQFIDVSHTWQEVVSRHAYPTAVKKVLGEMVAAAALLSANLKFNGSIIMQIHGDGPVRLMVVECDSDLRLRATAKLDPDAAIPDVATVPQLLNATGKGRFIITLDPADKVPGQQPYQGIVPLDGDDMATVIENYMLRSEQLDTRLWLATDDSVSRGLLLQKLPHHGGKAEATPVSEEAALDTWNRAVMLASTLKEAEILSTDIETLMQRLFWEETIRVFDPLHPSFHCSCTREKVGNMLKMLGEEEVNGTLDEVGQVGVNCDFCGQHYAFDKVDCAQLFVTDAPAEVLIPPAASIN